GCGGCGAGATGGCCAACGAGACCGAGGTCGAGCAGGGGCTGGATGACAAGTCGTCCGGCCTCACGGCTGACGTCGACCTGGCCGCCGAGCGGCTGGCCGACCTGCAGCGACTGCAGGCCGAGTACGTCAACTACCGCAAGCGGGTCGAGCGTGACCGGGACGTCGCCCGCGAGCTCGCGACGGCGTCCGTGCTGGAGTCGTTGCTGCCGGTGATGGACGACCTGCACCTGGCCCGCCAGCACGGCGACCTGGAGAGCGGGCCGTTCGCAGCGGTGGCCGACAAGCTCGAGGCGATCGTGGCGCGCGCCGGTCTCGAGCGCTTCGGCGAGGTCGGCGAGGCGTTCGACCCGGCGGTGCACGAGGCCCTCATGCACGTCCAGGCCGAGCTCGCCGCCGGCACGGAGGTCACGACCGTCGTCCAGGTGCTGCAGCCGGGGTACCGCGTCGGTGAGCGGGTCGTGCGCGCTGCGCGCGTCGCCGTGGCCGACCCCGACACCACCAGCTGAGTCCGAGAGGAGGCACCGCATGGCCGGACAGGACTGGTTCGAGAAGGACTTCTACGCCACGCTCGGTGTCCCCAAGGACGCGGACGCGGCGGCGATCAAGAAGGCGTACCGCAAGCTGGCGCGCCAGCACCACCCGGACGCCAACGAGGGCGACGACACCCGGTTCAAGGAGATCGGCGAGGCCTACTCGGTGCTCTCCGACATTGAGCAGCGCCAGCAGTACGACGCGATCCGGTCGATGTCGCACGGCGGCGCGCGATTCGCGCCGGGCGGTCAGGGCGGGGCCGGCTTCGAGGACCTCTTCGGCGGTCTGTTCGGTGGTGCGGGAGCTCCCGGGGGCGGTGGCCAGCGCGCGCAGTTCGACAGCACGGGCGGCATCGATCTCGAGGACCTGCTGCGCGGCATGGGTGGCGCCCCGGGTGCCGGTGGTGGGCGCGGTGGCCGGTTCAGCGGTTTCGGCACCCGCGGCCCGCGTCGCGGCGCCGACGTGAACGCGACCACCACCCTGCCGTTCCGCGAGGCAGTGGTCGGCTCGACCGTCACCCTGCGCACGCCGGAGGGTCGCACGGTGACCGCGCGGATCCCGGCCGGCGTCAAGGACGGGCAGAAGATCCGCCTGCGCGGCAAGGGATCCGACGGCGACCCGGGTGCGGCGGCAGGTGACCTGATGATCCAGGTCGCTGTCACGCCGGACCCGGTCTTCGGCCGGCAGGGCGATGACCTCACCGTCACGGTGCCGGTCACGTTCGCCGAGGCCGCGCTGGGCGCGCAGGTCGACGTCCCGACGCTGGACGCCGAGGGCGACGTCACCACCGTTCGGGTCAAGGTGCCGGCCGGCACGCCGTCCGGTCGCACGCTGCGGGTCAAGGGCCGGGGCGTCAAGCACGCCAAGGGTTTCGGCGACCTGCGCGTCACCGTGCAGGTGGCGGTGCCGCAGCGGCTCACCGACGACGCGCGCGAGGCCGTCGAGGCGTACGCGAAGGCCACCGGCGGCGAGGACCCGCGCGCCGACCTGATGGCCCGGGCGCGCTCACCGCGGACCGGCGGCTGACATGAGCGACAGCGCCAGCTGGCAGGGCCGGGTCGAGCTCGACCTGGACGACGAGACCCCGGTCTTCGTCATCTCGGTCGCGGCGCAGATGGCCGGCATGCACCCGCAGACGTTGCGGCAGTACGACCGGCTGGGCCTCGTCTCGCCGGACCGCACGCGCGGGCGCGGCCGGCGCTACTCGGCGCGCGACGTCTCGCTGCTCCGCCAGGTGCAGCGGCTGTCCCAGGACGAGGGCGTCAGCCTCGCCGGGATCAAGCAGATCCTCGAGCTCGAGCACCAGGTCGCCGCGCTGCGCGCCCGGGTCGTCGAGCTCAGCAACGAGCTCGCCGCCGTGCAGGACGCGACCGGGCTCGGTCGTCGGGTGTTCGCCGCCGGCCCCGCCGGTGACGTGGTCTCGATGCGCGCCGGGCGCCGTCCGGACCGGTCCGCCTTCGGGC
The window above is part of the Angustibacter luteus genome. Proteins encoded here:
- a CDS encoding DnaJ C-terminal domain-containing protein; amino-acid sequence: MAGQDWFEKDFYATLGVPKDADAAAIKKAYRKLARQHHPDANEGDDTRFKEIGEAYSVLSDIEQRQQYDAIRSMSHGGARFAPGGQGGAGFEDLFGGLFGGAGAPGGGGQRAQFDSTGGIDLEDLLRGMGGAPGAGGGRGGRFSGFGTRGPRRGADVNATTTLPFREAVVGSTVTLRTPEGRTVTARIPAGVKDGQKIRLRGKGSDGDPGAAAGDLMIQVAVTPDPVFGRQGDDLTVTVPVTFAEAALGAQVDVPTLDAEGDVTTVRVKVPAGTPSGRTLRVKGRGVKHAKGFGDLRVTVQVAVPQRLTDDAREAVEAYAKATGGEDPRADLMARARSPRTGG
- a CDS encoding heat shock protein transcriptional repressor HspR; its protein translation is MSDSASWQGRVELDLDDETPVFVISVAAQMAGMHPQTLRQYDRLGLVSPDRTRGRGRRYSARDVSLLRQVQRLSQDEGVSLAGIKQILELEHQVAALRARVVELSNELAAVQDATGLGRRVFAAGPAGDVVSMRAGRRPDRSAFGLTSALVVWRPQG
- the grpE gene encoding nucleotide exchange factor GrpE, encoding MTDAPQGGRPVADDGSEPPVVRDKRRIDPQTGQLRDGGAAAPQAPAPEVSGEMANETEVEQGLDDKSSGLTADVDLAAERLADLQRLQAEYVNYRKRVERDRDVARELATASVLESLLPVMDDLHLARQHGDLESGPFAAVADKLEAIVARAGLERFGEVGEAFDPAVHEALMHVQAELAAGTEVTTVVQVLQPGYRVGERVVRAARVAVADPDTTS